CTTAAGTTCAAAGCGATATGAGTTGTGAATAAGGCGATCCAGAACTGCATCTGCAACCGTACTGTCCTCGAAAATATTATACCACTGGGATACGGGTAGCTGGGCACCAATGATGGTGCCCTTTGAGTAGATTCGGTCGTCGATAACCTCGAGAAGATCACGGCTGGACACTGGATCAAGCATGGACATACC
This window of the Bacillota bacterium genome carries:
- a CDS encoding ATP-binding protein, producing GMSMLDPVSSRDLLEVIDDRIYSKGTIIGAQLPVSQWYNIFEDSTVADAVLDRLIHNSYRFELKGDSKRRQSLQPITP